A genomic segment from Pseudoduganella chitinolytica encodes:
- a CDS encoding FecR family protein, with protein sequence MHKLLTASLMFVCCATAWAADAGRVVFVTGKAQLASKPAALDAVVQEGDDIVTGNDGYVYIKTVDNGFFILRPNSSAKVTAYHIDSANPANTRVKLELTNGVARAISGQGVKAARQNFRFNTPVAAIGVRGTDFIVFTDQHTSRVSVVSGGVVMAGFGGSCTAEGVGPCEGGASRELFAGQAGLLQIQRGQPVPQLLNNPALSPDQNEKPRSDEPVGKVAAVPLQGAQVNLDPQRELAVGNVRTTTNNPPGDGGADDGGNIVTTPPVIEVKPEPVVPLPPKPQEIFWGRWSTVAGDVNRPASFAGKEMDSETFVGEYMMGRVKGAPLVMPKEGTAAFTLANSEAFIVRNGRESVASVNSGSLGVNFENRTFTTALVVADAASNFAVNGRGTIDMKGLMVNDAASASTIRGYLSGAQAEEAAYIFRNTPRSGITVIGGTTWKK encoded by the coding sequence ATGCACAAACTGCTTACCGCCAGCTTGATGTTCGTCTGCTGCGCCACGGCATGGGCGGCCGATGCCGGTCGCGTCGTGTTCGTGACCGGCAAGGCCCAGCTGGCCAGCAAGCCGGCCGCGCTGGATGCCGTCGTCCAGGAGGGCGACGACATCGTTACCGGCAACGACGGCTACGTCTACATCAAAACAGTCGACAACGGCTTCTTCATCCTGCGCCCGAACAGCAGCGCCAAGGTGACGGCTTATCACATCGACAGCGCCAACCCGGCCAACACCCGCGTCAAGCTGGAGCTGACGAACGGCGTCGCCCGCGCGATTTCCGGCCAGGGGGTGAAGGCCGCGCGGCAGAACTTCCGATTCAACACGCCGGTCGCCGCGATCGGCGTACGCGGCACCGACTTCATCGTCTTTACCGACCAGCACACGTCGCGCGTGTCCGTCGTCTCCGGTGGCGTCGTGATGGCCGGCTTCGGCGGCAGCTGCACGGCGGAAGGTGTCGGTCCCTGCGAAGGCGGCGCCAGCCGCGAGCTGTTCGCGGGGCAGGCGGGCCTGCTGCAGATCCAGCGCGGCCAGCCCGTGCCGCAATTGCTGAACAACCCGGCCCTGTCGCCGGACCAGAACGAGAAACCCCGTTCCGACGAACCGGTCGGCAAGGTGGCCGCGGTGCCGCTGCAGGGCGCGCAGGTGAACCTGGATCCGCAACGCGAACTCGCGGTAGGCAATGTCCGCACCACCACCAATAACCCGCCAGGGGACGGCGGTGCCGACGATGGCGGCAATATCGTCACGACGCCCCCGGTGATCGAGGTGAAGCCGGAACCGGTGGTGCCGTTACCGCCGAAGCCGCAGGAAATCTTCTGGGGCAGGTGGAGCACCGTGGCTGGCGACGTGAACCGCCCGGCCAGCTTCGCTGGCAAGGAAATGGATAGCGAGACATTCGTTGGCGAATACATGATGGGACGCGTTAAAGGGGCGCCGCTGGTAATGCCGAAAGAAGGCACGGCCGCCTTTACGCTGGCGAATAGCGAGGCGTTTATCGTTCGAAACGGCAGGGAATCGGTGGCCAGCGTGAACTCGGGTTCGCTCGGGGTTAATTTCGAAAACCGCACATTCACCACCGCGCTGGTGGTGGCGGACGCGGCGTCGAACTTTGCCGTGAATGGCCGCGGCACCATCGACATGAAAGGCCTGATGGTCAACGATGCCGCATCGGCGAGCACGATCCGGGGCTATCTCAGTGGCGCGCAAGCCGAGGAGGCGGCTTATATATTTCGCAATACCCCGCGCTCCGGCATAACCGTTATCGGCGGCACCACCTGGAAGAAATAA
- a CDS encoding CHASE2 domain-containing protein, producing the protein MTNPVSSRPNPAPALVLRGVVAAAVVLVGAAPQLGSAPAPLRLGGEWLRDRFIQLAARDVPENRILVVDIDESSLAEQPWPWPRARLADLVEVLLQHGARGVALDILQEKPADADGDARMAMLAAHGPVVLAQMFDYVERGSPLHAGMLGGGTPAAVPGEAVVGHGYIGNHAGLSRARHFGNIGVVPDADGVLRRVPLYTWYEGRAYPTLSRALLECCAATPPAPGATGMTRIPYARTWESYDVAKARDLLRGAVPPEYIRDRYVLIGSSSLSIGDRLATPTGASTAGLLVHAAMLSAQLDTLAGTAPAPWAGRAIATLFCAVLALAASYTLPRWSAAVNALLLGTVAAAWVGLAYLMAPHDPLLEPGAPLLAIAFLLAVAVPMHWQLAQQRSRQLLGTLRQYVAKAVVDELLRSDLKDPLAPRLLQVTTLIADMQGYTTQVESLSLEEAARLTTDFLDCLTRPVLEKQGTLDKYTGDGLVAFWGAPLPNAEHADLALDAAAGILREVARFSAARAAQGLPPLRVRIGIESGPAMAGDYGTSFRSIYTAVGDSVNTASRLEQAARDYPHDVIVGEGTVALARRHRFLPLGERMLRGKERPIRVYTLAEAA; encoded by the coding sequence ATGACGAATCCGGTATCCTCGCGCCCCAACCCTGCTCCGGCCCTCGTGCTGCGCGGTGTCGTGGCCGCGGCCGTCGTCCTGGTCGGCGCCGCGCCCCAGCTGGGCAGCGCGCCAGCGCCGTTGCGCCTGGGCGGCGAATGGCTGCGCGACCGCTTCATCCAGCTGGCGGCGCGCGACGTGCCGGAAAACCGCATCCTTGTCGTCGATATCGACGAGAGCAGCCTGGCCGAACAGCCCTGGCCCTGGCCGCGCGCGCGGCTGGCCGACCTGGTCGAAGTGCTGCTGCAGCACGGCGCCCGCGGGGTAGCACTCGACATCCTGCAGGAAAAGCCGGCCGATGCCGACGGCGATGCGCGCATGGCCATGCTGGCCGCCCATGGCCCTGTCGTGCTGGCGCAGATGTTCGACTATGTCGAGCGCGGCAGCCCGCTGCATGCGGGCATGCTGGGCGGCGGCACCCCGGCGGCGGTACCCGGCGAGGCCGTCGTAGGCCACGGCTATATCGGCAACCACGCCGGTCTGTCCCGGGCGCGCCATTTTGGCAATATCGGCGTGGTGCCCGACGCGGACGGCGTGCTGCGCCGGGTACCGCTGTACACGTGGTACGAGGGCCGGGCCTACCCCACGCTGTCGCGCGCGCTGCTCGAGTGCTGCGCGGCCACGCCGCCCGCCCCGGGCGCAACCGGCATGACGCGCATTCCCTATGCCCGCACCTGGGAATCCTACGACGTCGCCAAGGCCCGCGATCTATTGCGCGGCGCCGTGCCACCGGAATACATTCGCGACCGCTACGTGCTGATCGGTTCGTCGTCGCTCAGCATCGGCGACCGCCTGGCGACGCCTACCGGCGCATCGACCGCCGGGCTGCTGGTGCATGCGGCGATGCTGAGCGCCCAGCTCGACACCCTGGCCGGGACGGCCCCCGCCCCGTGGGCCGGCCGGGCCATCGCCACGCTGTTCTGCGCCGTACTGGCGCTGGCAGCCAGCTACACGCTGCCGCGCTGGTCCGCCGCCGTCAATGCACTGCTGCTGGGAACCGTGGCCGCGGCATGGGTCGGCCTTGCGTACCTGATGGCGCCGCACGACCCGCTGCTGGAGCCGGGCGCGCCGTTGCTGGCGATCGCATTCCTGCTGGCCGTCGCGGTGCCGATGCACTGGCAGCTGGCCCAGCAGCGTTCGCGCCAGCTGCTGGGCACGTTGCGGCAATATGTCGCCAAGGCCGTCGTCGACGAGCTGCTGCGCAGCGACCTGAAGGATCCGCTGGCGCCGCGCCTGCTGCAGGTCACCACGCTGATCGCCGACATGCAGGGTTACACCACGCAGGTCGAGTCGCTGTCGCTGGAGGAAGCGGCGCGGCTGACGACCGATTTCCTCGACTGCCTGACCCGCCCCGTGCTGGAAAAGCAGGGCACGCTGGACAAATACACGGGTGATGGGCTCGTCGCCTTCTGGGGCGCGCCGCTGCCAAACGCGGAGCATGCCGACCTGGCGCTGGACGCGGCCGCCGGCATCCTGCGCGAAGTGGCCCGCTTCAGTGCCGCCCGCGCGGCCCAGGGCTTGCCGCCCCTGCGCGTGCGTATCGGTATCGAAAGCGGGCCGGCGATGGCCGGCGACTACGGCACCAGCTTCCGCAGCATCTATACAGCGGTCGGCGACAGCGTCAACACGGCTTCGCGGCTGGAACAGGCCGCACGCGACTATCCGCATGACGTGATCGTCGGCGAGGGCACCGTGGCGCTGGCGCGGCGCCACCGTTTCCTGCCGCTGGGCGAACGCATGTTGCGCGGCAAGGAACGGCCGATCCGCGTGTACACGCTGGCGGAGGCCGCATGA
- a CDS encoding DUF4214 domain-containing protein: MAAQDYVAVVQQLYVSYFGRPADYYGLKNYTEQLDALKAPTTFVELTAAVQASATAPALKALVNSFSSSPESIALYGNDNTTIGISKFVNAVYRNVLNRDADVEGLNFWVGEIAAGRLSKTNAAAAITEGALSNTSEQGLLDKATVENKTEVATNFTAAIDTVAEINGYSGDAAAAAARDLLSAVTDETDPAAYQTTVENALAAIVGGSNPTVIHALTDGLDTITGTAAVDIFNGSTGLLTAADTLNGGTGADVLNYVHTTGTNFPAAGITNIETFNVRATTDITSADLGTFVGLTAFNSDRSGAAVTVTNLASGASFGVIGNGVVTNGASSVGYTAGADAAVINLSNGTVGTGAITVTGTGIKATTINSTGGANTVGAVTLAGSSTTLAINATTNLTTGAVTAAGVTDEVTIAGAGNVSTDVSAVAVETLTITGSGNRTLGTLNNATVDVNGAAATGKISATLGTSTTLKVTTGAGDDSITAGAILTTGTVNAGAGNDTLTITASNQLTSTTGKLYTAFETLSAAGGVTADLDYIAGITALRGTGTVIFNNVTATQAAAITTVGAADLTVNVKDAATVGQLDTVSVNITSANNANVAIAGITVTDVETLNIKASTGTGVATLTLAHDDWSSLNLTGASDFVLNSTATTAVINTSVNAAAATGDLTLNFALTATNGLSINSGSGDDIITGTAQADRILGGAGADTITGGTGADVLTGGAGKDIFVSVAGDTATDGAGVGADAITDFAIADDIIRIAAANNVVANGGTATATSGIAVASGVATFAAADDTLAERITTLVTATASNEVVVFQQGSDTYVYGSGAAGDGSNDFLIKLTGVAGVTKFVESTTTAGDFTLA; the protein is encoded by the coding sequence ATGGCAGCACAAGATTACGTAGCAGTAGTACAGCAACTGTATGTGTCGTACTTCGGCCGTCCAGCCGACTACTACGGCCTGAAGAACTACACCGAACAACTGGATGCCCTGAAGGCGCCGACCACCTTCGTGGAACTGACCGCAGCCGTCCAGGCATCGGCTACCGCGCCTGCCCTGAAGGCACTGGTCAACAGCTTCAGCAGCTCGCCTGAGTCGATCGCCCTGTACGGCAACGACAACACGACGATCGGTATTTCCAAGTTCGTCAACGCTGTGTACCGCAACGTGCTGAACCGCGACGCCGACGTTGAAGGCCTGAACTTCTGGGTTGGCGAAATCGCCGCTGGCCGTCTGTCGAAGACGAATGCCGCTGCCGCCATCACCGAAGGCGCGCTGAGCAACACGTCCGAGCAAGGCCTGCTGGACAAGGCAACGGTCGAGAACAAGACCGAAGTCGCGACCAACTTCACCGCCGCTATCGACACCGTGGCTGAAATCAACGGCTACTCGGGCGACGCAGCAGCAGCAGCAGCACGTGACCTGCTGTCGGCCGTTACCGACGAAACCGACCCAGCCGCTTACCAGACCACCGTTGAAAACGCGCTGGCAGCAATCGTTGGCGGCTCGAACCCAACCGTGATCCACGCCCTGACCGATGGTCTGGACACGATCACCGGCACCGCAGCTGTTGACATCTTCAACGGTTCGACCGGCCTGCTGACGGCTGCCGACACGCTGAACGGCGGCACCGGCGCCGACGTGCTGAACTACGTCCACACGACTGGTACTAACTTCCCAGCTGCTGGCATCACGAACATCGAAACGTTCAACGTCCGCGCTACCACGGACATCACGTCCGCTGACCTGGGCACGTTCGTTGGCCTGACCGCCTTCAACAGCGACCGCTCGGGCGCAGCTGTAACGGTTACGAACTTGGCATCGGGCGCGTCCTTTGGCGTGATCGGTAACGGTGTCGTGACCAACGGCGCTTCGTCCGTCGGCTACACCGCTGGCGCTGACGCTGCTGTCATCAACCTGTCCAACGGCACCGTTGGCACGGGCGCGATCACGGTCACCGGCACCGGCATCAAGGCAACCACGATCAACTCGACCGGCGGTGCAAACACCGTTGGCGCCGTGACCCTGGCCGGTTCGTCGACGACGCTGGCAATCAACGCCACCACGAACCTGACGACCGGTGCTGTGACCGCTGCTGGCGTGACCGATGAAGTCACGATCGCTGGCGCTGGTAACGTGTCGACCGACGTCTCCGCCGTCGCTGTTGAAACGCTGACGATCACCGGCTCGGGCAACCGCACGCTGGGCACGCTGAACAACGCAACCGTTGATGTCAACGGCGCCGCTGCCACCGGCAAGATCTCCGCAACGCTGGGCACCTCGACAACCCTGAAAGTCACGACGGGCGCAGGCGACGACTCGATCACCGCTGGTGCAATTCTGACCACCGGTACCGTGAACGCTGGCGCCGGTAACGATACCCTGACGATCACCGCATCGAACCAGCTGACCTCGACCACCGGCAAGCTGTACACCGCCTTCGAGACCCTGTCCGCTGCTGGTGGCGTGACCGCTGACCTGGACTACATCGCGGGCATCACCGCACTGCGCGGCACCGGCACTGTAATTTTCAACAACGTGACTGCAACGCAAGCCGCTGCCATCACGACGGTTGGTGCTGCTGATTTGACCGTCAACGTCAAAGATGCTGCAACCGTTGGCCAACTGGACACCGTTTCGGTCAATATCACGAGCGCTAACAATGCCAACGTTGCTATTGCCGGCATCACGGTTACCGACGTGGAAACGCTGAACATCAAGGCTTCGACCGGCACTGGTGTAGCAACGCTGACCCTGGCTCACGACGACTGGTCGTCGCTGAACCTGACCGGTGCGTCCGACTTCGTGCTGAACTCGACCGCGACGACGGCCGTTATCAACACGAGCGTCAACGCAGCTGCCGCAACCGGCGACTTGACTCTGAACTTCGCGCTGACGGCAACCAACGGTCTGTCGATCAACTCCGGTTCGGGCGATGACATCATCACCGGCACGGCCCAAGCTGACCGTATCCTGGGTGGTGCTGGTGCTGACACGATCACCGGTGGCACTGGCGCCGACGTTCTGACCGGTGGCGCAGGCAAAGACATCTTTGTCAGCGTTGCAGGCGACACCGCGACCGACGGTGCAGGCGTTGGTGCTGACGCGATTACGGACTTCGCGATTGCAGATGACATCATCCGTATCGCTGCGGCGAACAACGTGGTTGCCAACGGTGGCACTGCTACCGCAACTTCGGGCATCGCTGTTGCCAGTGGCGTCGCTACGTTCGCTGCTGCCGATGACACGCTGGCAGAGCGCATCACGACGCTGGTCACTGCTACGGCAAGCAATGAAGTAGTTGTGTTCCAGCAAGGTTCCGACACGTACGTGTACGGTTCGGGCGCTGCTGGCGACGGCAGCAACGACTTCCTGATCAAGCTGACCGGTGTTGCTGGCGTCACGAAGTTCGTTGAGTCCACCACGACTGCTGGCGACTTCACCCTGGCTTAA